A genome region from Vicinamibacteria bacterium includes the following:
- a CDS encoding V-type ATPase subunit, whose amino-acid sequence MKPAWDDVNARARGLGTRLLGRARLSRLRSASSLNELVTELEREGYPLVPRGGSPTAFELERSIRRNAQQHLAILARWCGARSRFLRFVFEDEDRRSLRALLRGAVEGVSWERRLSGLVPTPSLGERALEELSRLSSPSEIAATLTAWGSPYGESMRATASKTPVDLFALDLRVNRVFAARAMSGVRCRGRELREIARETIDLENALAAIVLSRHASGVEPEICFI is encoded by the coding sequence GTGAAGCCGGCCTGGGATGATGTGAACGCTCGGGCTCGGGGGCTCGGAACCCGCCTCCTCGGCCGCGCCCGGCTTTCGAGGCTCCGGTCCGCCTCGAGTCTCAACGAGCTCGTCACCGAGCTCGAGCGCGAGGGCTATCCTCTCGTTCCACGGGGCGGTTCGCCGACGGCATTCGAGCTCGAGCGATCCATTCGCCGCAACGCTCAGCAGCATCTCGCTATTCTGGCCCGCTGGTGCGGCGCGAGATCCCGCTTCCTGAGGTTCGTGTTCGAGGACGAGGACCGGCGGAGCCTTCGCGCACTGTTACGGGGTGCAGTGGAAGGTGTGTCTTGGGAGCGCCGCCTTTCCGGGCTCGTTCCGACGCCTTCTCTCGGTGAGCGCGCGCTCGAGGAGCTTTCGCGCCTGTCGTCGCCCTCCGAGATTGCTGCCACCCTGACGGCATGGGGCAGTCCCTACGGCGAGTCGATGCGTGCCACGGCCTCGAAGACGCCGGTCGATCTGTTCGCGCTCGATCTGCGGGTGAATCGTGTTTTCGCCGCTCGAGCAATGAGCGGGGTGCGATGCCGGGGACGAGAGCTTCGAGAGATCGCTCGGGAGACGATCGACCTGGAGAATGCGCTCGCTGCCATCGTGCTCTCCCGTCATGCGAGCGGCGTCGAGCCCGAGATCTGCTTCATCGA
- a CDS encoding V-type ATP synthase subunit E, with amino-acid sequence MALAELLAHIEERARAEIEQELERGRCEASRLRIAAEERTARAREERLAAEEVKLRRELDPDLAQTRLGARRLVAEARRRFAARVLAEVERRLPGIAAGSRYRECLPGQLEDCLAYADGERVTIRGAPSLAELVGDRPGVRYQADPDVTTGFIVETEDGALVVDGTLKSRLESMKAELEIELFRRWESNREAGLG; translated from the coding sequence ATGGCGCTCGCGGAGCTGCTCGCACATATCGAAGAGCGGGCTCGTGCGGAGATCGAGCAGGAGCTCGAAAGGGGGCGGTGCGAGGCGTCACGTCTTCGCATCGCCGCCGAGGAGCGGACCGCCCGCGCTCGTGAAGAGCGTCTCGCCGCGGAAGAGGTGAAGCTGCGCCGCGAGCTCGATCCCGATCTCGCCCAAACGCGGCTCGGCGCCCGGCGCCTCGTCGCGGAAGCGAGGCGACGGTTCGCCGCCCGCGTTCTCGCTGAGGTCGAGCGTCGTCTTCCGGGGATCGCCGCCGGGTCGCGATATCGGGAATGTCTCCCGGGTCAGCTCGAGGATTGCCTCGCCTATGCCGACGGCGAGCGGGTGACGATTCGTGGCGCACCGAGTCTCGCGGAGCTGGTCGGCGATAGACCCGGCGTCCGTTACCAGGCTGACCCGGACGTGACGACGGGGTTCATCGTCGAGACCGAAGATGGCGCGCTCGTCGTCGACGGCACGCTGAAGTCGAGGCTCGAGAGCATGAAGGCAGAGCTCGAGATCGAGCTGTTTCGACGGTGGGAGTCGAATCGTGAAGCCGGCCTGGGATGA
- a CDS encoding ATPase has product MEYFWSSLAAAAAVAIPALGTAWAQSRIGPAISGTLAEKPELSATAVLLVAIPETMVILGFVVAVLIMLGQGG; this is encoded by the coding sequence ATGGAATACTTCTGGAGCAGTCTGGCGGCCGCCGCCGCCGTGGCCATTCCCGCTCTTGGCACCGCCTGGGCTCAGTCGAGAATCGGTCCCGCGATCTCCGGCACGCTCGCGGAGAAGCCCGAGCTCTCGGCTACCGCGGTGCTGCTCGTGGCGATCCCGGAAACGATGGTGATCCTGGGTTTCGTCGTTGCCGTCCTCATCATGCTGGGGCAGGGCGGCTGA